TTATGATTTTTATTTTAAGTTATCTCTCCATTAAATCATTAAAATATTTAGATTTAATTAATTTCATTTTAAAAAGAGAATGGGAAGGGAACCGAAAGTCCATGCAGCAAGATTAAGTTTGAGGCCTATAAAAACCAGGGCTTTTAGTTGCCAGGCGAATGATAATCAACAGGATTTAAATCCAGCTTTTCGGAAAAGACCGACGGATCGAGGCTTATGAAAGGCAAACGTTACCAATACCCATTTATCTTCCGTCTTAGGATGAATCAGTTCAGCGGTTTTCAGAACGTTTCCCCTTGAACTCTTCATTGACTT
The sequence above is drawn from the Candidatus Dependentiae bacterium genome and encodes:
- a CDS encoding YdcF family protein produces the protein MKSSRGNVLKTAELIHPKTEDKWVLVTFAFHKPRSVGLFRKAGFKSC